Proteins from a single region of Ensifer adhaerens:
- the betC gene encoding choline-sulfatase, whose product MTARPNILIIMVDQLNGKFFPDGPAAFLHAPNLKSLAARSARFRNNYTSSPLCAPARASFMAGQLPSRTRVYDNAAEYQSSIPTYAHHLRRAGYYTALSGKMHFVGPDQLHGFEERLTTDIYPADFGWTPDYRKPGERIDWWYHNLGSVTGAGVAEITNQMEYDDEVAFLANQKLYQLSRENDDADRRPWCLTVSFTHPHDPYVARKKFWDLYEDCEHLLPEIGMLPDDQQDPHSKRIMHSCDYGNFELTQDNVRRSRRAYFANISYLDEKVGELVDTLTRTRMLDNTLILFCSDHGDMLGERGLWFKMNFFEGSARVPLMVAGPGVAPGLHLAPTSNLDVTPTLTDLAGISMDEVKCWTDGISLVPMINGEERSEPVLMEYAAEASYAPLVAIREGKWKYIHCALDPDQLYDLEADPLELNNLAANPETPVQAATLQAFRDMCTAHWDMEAFDAAVRESQARRWVVYEALRNGAYYPWDHQPLQKASERYMRNHMNLDNLEESKRYPRGE is encoded by the coding sequence ATGACCGCAAGACCGAACATCCTGATCATCATGGTCGACCAGTTGAATGGAAAATTCTTTCCGGACGGGCCGGCCGCGTTCCTGCATGCGCCGAACCTGAAATCGCTTGCCGCCCGTTCGGCCCGCTTCCGCAACAACTACACCTCATCGCCGCTCTGCGCCCCTGCCCGCGCCTCGTTCATGGCCGGACAATTGCCAAGCCGCACCCGCGTCTACGACAACGCCGCCGAATACCAGTCCTCAATCCCGACCTATGCGCATCACCTGCGCCGTGCCGGATACTACACGGCGCTCTCAGGCAAGATGCATTTCGTTGGACCCGACCAGTTGCATGGTTTCGAGGAGCGCCTGACGACCGACATCTATCCCGCCGATTTCGGCTGGACGCCGGATTATCGCAAGCCCGGAGAGCGCATCGATTGGTGGTACCACAATCTCGGCTCGGTCACCGGTGCCGGGGTCGCCGAAATCACCAATCAGATGGAGTATGACGACGAGGTCGCCTTCCTCGCCAACCAGAAACTCTACCAGCTTTCGCGCGAAAACGACGACGCGGACCGCCGCCCCTGGTGCCTGACCGTCTCCTTCACCCACCCGCACGACCCCTATGTGGCGCGCAAGAAGTTCTGGGATCTCTATGAGGATTGCGAGCACCTCTTGCCCGAGATCGGCATGCTGCCGGACGATCAGCAGGACCCGCACTCCAAGCGCATCATGCATTCCTGCGACTACGGCAATTTCGAGCTGACGCAAGACAATGTCCGCCGCTCGCGCCGGGCCTATTTCGCCAACATCTCCTATCTCGACGAGAAGGTCGGCGAGCTCGTGGACACGCTGACCCGCACGCGCATGCTCGACAACACGCTGATCCTTTTCTGCTCGGATCACGGCGACATGCTCGGCGAGCGCGGCCTGTGGTTCAAGATGAACTTCTTCGAGGGGTCCGCCCGTGTGCCGCTGATGGTCGCCGGTCCCGGCGTCGCGCCTGGCCTCCACCTTGCCCCGACCTCCAATCTCGACGTGACGCCGACGCTTACCGACCTCGCCGGCATTTCCATGGACGAAGTGAAGTGCTGGACCGATGGCATCAGCCTCGTGCCCATGATCAACGGCGAGGAGCGCTCGGAGCCGGTGCTGATGGAATATGCCGCTGAAGCCTCCTACGCGCCGCTCGTCGCCATCCGCGAAGGCAAGTGGAAGTACATCCACTGCGCGCTCGATCCCGATCAGCTCTACGATCTCGAGGCAGACCCGCTGGAACTGAACAACCTTGCTGCCAATCCGGAAACGCCGGTGCAGGCAGCGACACTGCAGGCCTTCCGCGACATGTGCACTGCCCATTGGGACATGGAGGCTTTCGATGCGGCCGTGCGCGAAAGCCAGGCGCGGCGCTGGGTGGTCTACGAGGCGCTGAGAAACGGCGCCTATTACCCCTGGGACCATCAGCCGCTGCAGAAAGCATCCGAGCGCTACATGCGCAACCATATGAACCTCGACAATCTCGAGGAATCCAAACGCTACCCGCGGGGAGAATGA
- the betI gene encoding transcriptional regulator BetI, with amino-acid sequence MPKVGMEPVRRKALVDAALRVIGDQGTLTVTMSEIARHAGVSPALAHHYFGSKEQLLIETIRSLLRQLRDDTVTALGAVSGPRERLSALIRVSFQASQFAPDTIAAWLAFYSEAQRSEEVRRLLVVYARRLRSNLMASLKALCADDDAERIAEGAAAMIDGLYIRQSLRSAPISIEASIALTEDYVTSHIDRLKYQGTAA; translated from the coding sequence ATGCCGAAGGTCGGAATGGAGCCGGTGCGCCGCAAGGCGCTGGTGGACGCAGCACTTCGCGTGATCGGCGACCAGGGCACACTGACCGTCACCATGTCCGAGATCGCCCGCCACGCCGGCGTGTCCCCTGCCCTTGCTCACCATTATTTTGGCAGCAAGGAACAATTGCTGATCGAAACGATCAGAAGCCTTCTACGGCAGTTGCGCGACGACACGGTGACGGCGCTTGGCGCCGTTTCAGGCCCGCGCGAAAGGCTGAGCGCCCTCATCCGCGTCTCCTTCCAGGCAAGCCAGTTCGCTCCCGACACCATCGCGGCATGGCTCGCCTTCTATTCGGAGGCGCAGCGGTCCGAGGAGGTGCGACGGTTGCTCGTCGTCTATGCCCGGCGCCTGCGTTCCAACCTCATGGCGAGCCTCAAGGCGCTTTGTGCCGACGATGACGCGGAACGCATCGCCGAAGGCGCTGCTGCGATGATCGACGGGCTTTATATCCGCCAGAGTCTGCGCTCCGCGCCGATCAGCATCGAAGCCTCGATCGCGCTTACCGAAGACTATGTCACCTCGCACATCGATCGGCTCAAATACCAGGGAACGGCCGCATGA
- a CDS encoding HdeD family acid-resistance protein yields MTHAFDQADKTAIAGKWGWFVALGVLLIMCGGLAFGNLLMATVASVYYVGIIMLVGGLFNLAHAFQVKGWDSVLYWGLSGACYTIAGLFAFINPLLASSFLTFVMAVALIVAGCFRIWVGLKLRPVQGWGWVALGGLVTLAAGLIIAAGWPVNSLWILGLFLAVDLVMQGLSLIAFGVLAKG; encoded by the coding sequence ATGACCCATGCATTCGATCAGGCCGACAAGACAGCGATTGCCGGCAAATGGGGATGGTTCGTGGCACTCGGCGTGCTGTTGATCATGTGCGGTGGTCTTGCCTTCGGCAATCTGCTGATGGCCACCGTCGCTTCCGTCTACTATGTCGGGATCATCATGCTGGTCGGCGGGCTGTTCAATCTCGCCCACGCCTTCCAGGTCAAGGGCTGGGACAGCGTGCTCTATTGGGGCTTGAGCGGCGCCTGCTATACGATCGCCGGCCTCTTTGCATTCATCAATCCCTTGCTTGCCTCGTCCTTCCTGACCTTCGTGATGGCGGTCGCCTTGATCGTCGCCGGCTGCTTCCGCATCTGGGTCGGTCTCAAGCTCAGGCCCGTGCAGGGCTGGGGATGGGTGGCACTCGGCGGTCTGGTCACGCTCGCAGCCGGCCTCATCATCGCTGCCGGCTGGCCGGTCAACAGTCTCTGGATCCTCGGCCTGTTCCTCGCCGTCGACCTGGTGATGCAGGGCCTGTCGCTGATCGCCTTCGGGGTGTTGGCGAAGGGGTGA